A region of Salvelinus namaycush isolate Seneca chromosome 9, SaNama_1.0, whole genome shotgun sequence DNA encodes the following proteins:
- the LOC120054134 gene encoding Wilms tumor protein homolog A-like isoform X1 produces the protein MGSDVRDLNALLPPVPALPGGNGNCTLPVSSAPQWGPVLDFHTGTPYSSLAPHPFIKQEPSWSSGDPHEDPHCGLSAFTVHFSGQFTGTGACRYGAFGAPPPPSQPPPSQPRMFSNAPYLTNCMDTQPPSRNQGYSAFDGTTNYGHTPTHHSSQFPNHSFKHEDSLAQQTSMGEQQYPVPPPVYGCHTPSEGCAGSQALLLRNPYNSHATGYESDPSNPMVYSCSTQYRIHTHGVFRGIQDVRRVPGIAPAIVRSEASEKRPFMCTYPGCNKRYFKLSHLQMHSRKHTGEKPYQCDFTDCGRRFSRSDQLKRHQRRHTGVKPFQCETCQRKFSRSDHLKTHTRTHTGKTSEKPFNCRWPNCQKKFARSDELVRHHNMHQRNLTKLQLAI, from the exons ATGGGCTCAGACGTACGTGACCTCAACGCCCTGCTGCCCCCGGTGCCAGCCTTGCCAGGGGGGAACGGCAATTGTACCCTGCCCGTCAGCAGTGCTCCTCAGTGGGGCCCCGTACTGGACTTCCACACTGGCACCCCCTACAGCTCGCTGGCCCCCCACCCCTTCATCAAGCAGGAGCCCAGCTGGAGCTCTGGGGACCCCCATGAGGACCCCCACTGCGGCCTGAGCGCCTTCACTGTGCACTTCTCCGGCCAGTTCACTGGCACAGGGGCCTGCAGGTACGGGGCCTTCGGGGCCCCCCCTCCACCCAGCCAGCCCCCACCAAGCCAGCCAAGGATGTTCAGCAACGCACCCTACCTGACCAACTGTATGGACACCCAGCCCCCCTCCAGGAACCAGG GTTACAGTGCTTTCGATGGTACCACTAATTACGGTCACACTCCCACACACCACTCCTCCCAGTTCCCCAACCACTCCTTTAAACATGAAGACTCCCTCGCTCAGCAGACCAGTATGG GTGAGCAGCAGTATCCTGTCCCTCCACCCGTGTATGGATGTCACACCCCATCAGAAGGATGTGCAGGCAGCCAAGCTCTACTGCTAAGGAACCCTTACAACAG CCATGCTACGGGCTATGAGAGTGACCCCAGCAATCCCATGGTGTATAGCTGCAGCACCCAGTACCGCATCCACACCCACGGAGTATTCAGAGGCATACAG GATGTCCGACGGGTGCCAGGTATCGCCCCTGCCATTGTTCGCTCAGAGGCCAGTGAGAAGAGGCCGTTCATGTGCACATATCCTGGCTGCAACAAACGATACTTCAAGCTGTCCCACCTGCAGATGCACAGCAGAAAACACACAG GTGAGAAGCCCTACCAGTGTGACTTCACCGACTGTGGACGAAGGTTCTCCAGGTCAGATCAGCTAAAGAGACACCAGCGAAGACACACAG gGGTTAAACCGTTCCAGTGCGAGACGTGTCAGAGAAAGTTCTCACGGTCTGACCACCTTAAGACCCACACCCGGACTCATACAGGTAAAACAA gTGAGAAGCCGTTCAACTGCAGATGGCCCAACTGTCAGAAGAAGTTTGCCAGGTCCGATGAGCTGGTTCGTCACCACAACATGCACCAGAGGAACCTGACCAAGCTCCAGCTGGCCATCTGA
- the LOC120054134 gene encoding Wilms tumor protein homolog isoform X2 gives MGSDVRDLNALLPPVPALPGGNGNCTLPVSSAPQWGPVLDFHTGTPYSSLAPHPFIKQEPSWSSGDPHEDPHCGLSAFTVHFSGQFTGTGACRYGAFGAPPPPSQPPPSQPRMFSNAPYLTNCMDTQPPSRNQGYSAFDGTTNYGHTPTHHSSQFPNHSFKHEDSLAQQTSMGEQQYPVPPPVYGCHTPSEGCAGSQALLLRNPYNSHATGYESDPSNPMVYSCSTQYRIHTHGVFRGIQDVRRVPGIAPAIVRSEASEKRPFMCTYPGCNKRYFKLSHLQMHSRKHTGEKPYQCDFTDCGRRFSRSDQLKRHQRRHTGVKPFQCETCQRKFSRSDHLKTHTRTHTGEKPFNCRWPNCQKKFARSDELVRHHNMHQRNLTKLQLAI, from the exons ATGGGCTCAGACGTACGTGACCTCAACGCCCTGCTGCCCCCGGTGCCAGCCTTGCCAGGGGGGAACGGCAATTGTACCCTGCCCGTCAGCAGTGCTCCTCAGTGGGGCCCCGTACTGGACTTCCACACTGGCACCCCCTACAGCTCGCTGGCCCCCCACCCCTTCATCAAGCAGGAGCCCAGCTGGAGCTCTGGGGACCCCCATGAGGACCCCCACTGCGGCCTGAGCGCCTTCACTGTGCACTTCTCCGGCCAGTTCACTGGCACAGGGGCCTGCAGGTACGGGGCCTTCGGGGCCCCCCCTCCACCCAGCCAGCCCCCACCAAGCCAGCCAAGGATGTTCAGCAACGCACCCTACCTGACCAACTGTATGGACACCCAGCCCCCCTCCAGGAACCAGG GTTACAGTGCTTTCGATGGTACCACTAATTACGGTCACACTCCCACACACCACTCCTCCCAGTTCCCCAACCACTCCTTTAAACATGAAGACTCCCTCGCTCAGCAGACCAGTATGG GTGAGCAGCAGTATCCTGTCCCTCCACCCGTGTATGGATGTCACACCCCATCAGAAGGATGTGCAGGCAGCCAAGCTCTACTGCTAAGGAACCCTTACAACAG CCATGCTACGGGCTATGAGAGTGACCCCAGCAATCCCATGGTGTATAGCTGCAGCACCCAGTACCGCATCCACACCCACGGAGTATTCAGAGGCATACAG GATGTCCGACGGGTGCCAGGTATCGCCCCTGCCATTGTTCGCTCAGAGGCCAGTGAGAAGAGGCCGTTCATGTGCACATATCCTGGCTGCAACAAACGATACTTCAAGCTGTCCCACCTGCAGATGCACAGCAGAAAACACACAG GTGAGAAGCCCTACCAGTGTGACTTCACCGACTGTGGACGAAGGTTCTCCAGGTCAGATCAGCTAAAGAGACACCAGCGAAGACACACAG gGGTTAAACCGTTCCAGTGCGAGACGTGTCAGAGAAAGTTCTCACGGTCTGACCACCTTAAGACCCACACCCGGACTCATACAG gTGAGAAGCCGTTCAACTGCAGATGGCCCAACTGTCAGAAGAAGTTTGCCAGGTCCGATGAGCTGGTTCGTCACCACAACATGCACCAGAGGAACCTGACCAAGCTCCAGCTGGCCATCTGA
- the LOC120054134 gene encoding Wilms tumor protein homolog isoform X3 has product MNRQTSEQQYPVPPPVYGCHTPSEGCAGSQALLLRNPYNSHATGYESDPSNPMVYSCSTQYRIHTHGVFRGIQDVRRVPGIAPAIVRSEASEKRPFMCTYPGCNKRYFKLSHLQMHSRKHTGEKPYQCDFTDCGRRFSRSDQLKRHQRRHTGVKPFQCETCQRKFSRSDHLKTHTRTHTGKTSEKPFNCRWPNCQKKFARSDELVRHHNMHQRNLTKLQLAI; this is encoded by the exons ATGAACCGTCAGACAA GTGAGCAGCAGTATCCTGTCCCTCCACCCGTGTATGGATGTCACACCCCATCAGAAGGATGTGCAGGCAGCCAAGCTCTACTGCTAAGGAACCCTTACAACAG CCATGCTACGGGCTATGAGAGTGACCCCAGCAATCCCATGGTGTATAGCTGCAGCACCCAGTACCGCATCCACACCCACGGAGTATTCAGAGGCATACAG GATGTCCGACGGGTGCCAGGTATCGCCCCTGCCATTGTTCGCTCAGAGGCCAGTGAGAAGAGGCCGTTCATGTGCACATATCCTGGCTGCAACAAACGATACTTCAAGCTGTCCCACCTGCAGATGCACAGCAGAAAACACACAG GTGAGAAGCCCTACCAGTGTGACTTCACCGACTGTGGACGAAGGTTCTCCAGGTCAGATCAGCTAAAGAGACACCAGCGAAGACACACAG gGGTTAAACCGTTCCAGTGCGAGACGTGTCAGAGAAAGTTCTCACGGTCTGACCACCTTAAGACCCACACCCGGACTCATACAGGTAAAACAA gTGAGAAGCCGTTCAACTGCAGATGGCCCAACTGTCAGAAGAAGTTTGCCAGGTCCGATGAGCTGGTTCGTCACCACAACATGCACCAGAGGAACCTGACCAAGCTCCAGCTGGCCATCTGA